Proteins co-encoded in one Vibrio fortis genomic window:
- a CDS encoding YifB family Mg chelatase-like AAA ATPase, whose protein sequence is MGLAIIHSRASVGVEAPAVTVEVHISNGMPGFSLVGLPETTVKESKDRVRSAIINSRFEFPAKRITVNLAPADLPKEGGRFDLPIALGILVASEQLPETKVLSHEFIGELALSGELRRVKGVLPATLACDKASRALVVPHDNGEQAALVGQGEHKSAQTLLEVCGYLCGQSTLNLNDVSEPRSQKHMTRDLQDIIGQQQGKRALEIAAAGNHNLLFLGPPGTGKTMLASRLCDLLPEMSDDEAMETASVASLTQQEINQHNWKLRPFRSPHHSSSMAALVGGGSVPRPGEISLAHNGLLFLDEMPEFERKVLDSLREPLESGEIIISRAAGKTRFPARFQLVGALNPSPTGYYEGNQARANPQIILRYLNRLSGPLLDRFDMSLEIPLLPKGMLAEGGERGEGTQVVKQRVVQARSVMVARGGKPNALLGSREIEKHCPLDKQDAQFLETALHRLGLSIRAYHRIIKVARTIADLEGSEQIHKKHLSEALGYRAMDRLLKQLTAQAV, encoded by the coding sequence ATGGGACTCGCAATTATTCATAGTCGCGCCAGCGTAGGAGTGGAAGCGCCTGCGGTCACTGTTGAGGTACATATTAGTAACGGAATGCCGGGGTTCTCTTTAGTGGGATTACCAGAGACCACGGTGAAAGAGTCTAAAGACCGTGTACGCAGTGCGATCATCAACTCACGGTTCGAATTTCCAGCAAAGCGTATCACAGTCAATCTTGCTCCCGCTGATCTGCCCAAAGAGGGAGGGCGGTTTGACTTGCCAATTGCGTTGGGTATTTTAGTCGCCTCTGAGCAGTTGCCTGAAACCAAAGTATTGAGCCATGAGTTCATAGGAGAGCTCGCCTTGTCTGGTGAATTGCGTAGGGTTAAAGGAGTACTGCCCGCAACATTGGCGTGCGATAAGGCGAGTCGTGCGCTGGTGGTGCCCCATGATAACGGTGAGCAAGCAGCTTTGGTTGGGCAAGGGGAACACAAGTCAGCTCAAACATTACTGGAGGTGTGTGGTTATCTTTGTGGTCAAAGCACATTGAACTTAAATGATGTATCTGAGCCTCGATCTCAAAAGCACATGACTCGAGATCTGCAAGATATTATTGGTCAACAACAAGGGAAGCGAGCTCTAGAGATTGCGGCTGCTGGCAATCATAACTTACTGTTTTTAGGCCCACCCGGCACGGGGAAAACCATGCTTGCTTCACGCCTGTGTGATTTGTTGCCTGAGATGAGTGATGATGAGGCAATGGAGACGGCTTCGGTGGCGTCACTTACCCAACAAGAGATCAATCAGCACAACTGGAAGCTGCGCCCGTTTCGTTCCCCTCATCACTCCAGCTCTATGGCAGCTTTAGTAGGAGGCGGCTCGGTCCCAAGGCCGGGAGAGATCTCGCTGGCGCATAATGGGTTGTTGTTCCTTGATGAGATGCCGGAGTTTGAGCGAAAGGTCCTTGATTCATTGCGAGAGCCATTGGAGTCGGGAGAGATCATCATCTCACGTGCGGCGGGAAAGACTCGTTTCCCTGCGCGTTTTCAGCTAGTTGGCGCGTTGAATCCAAGCCCGACGGGATACTATGAAGGTAATCAAGCACGAGCGAATCCACAGATTATTTTGCGTTATTTGAATCGGCTCTCTGGTCCGCTCTTAGACCGTTTCGACATGTCGTTGGAGATCCCGCTTTTGCCCAAAGGTATGCTCGCTGAGGGAGGCGAACGAGGTGAAGGGACACAGGTTGTTAAGCAGCGTGTGGTTCAGGCAAGGTCAGTGATGGTAGCGCGAGGGGGAAAACCCAATGCATTGCTGGGCAGTCGAGAAATTGAAAAGCATTGCCCGCTCGATAAACAAGATGCTCAATTTTTGGAGACGGCGCTGCATCGGCTGGGTTTATCGATTCGTGCTTACCATCGCATCATCAAAGTCGCGCGTACAATAGCGGATCTTGAAGGGAGCGAACAAATTCACAAGAAGCACCTTTCAGAGGCGCTGGGGTATCGAGCGATGGATAGGTTGTTGAAGCAGTTGACGGCACAAGCGGTATAG
- a CDS encoding branched-chain amino acid transaminase — MTAKTADYIWFNGEMVPWAEANVHVLTHAMHYGTSVFEGVRCYNTPNGPIIFRHPEHAKRLKDSAKIYRFPIPYTEEQIMEATRETLRQNKLESAYIRPLGFVGNVGLGVCPPENTEMDLIIAAFPWGSYLGEEALENGVDAMISSWNRAAPNTIPTAAKAGGNYLSSLLVGGEARRHGYDEGIALSVDGYLSEGAGENIFVVKDGVITTPPATSAILPGITRDSIMTLARDRGYEVREANIAREALYLADEIFMTGTAAEIVPVRTVDKIEVGCGKRGPITKVMQDLYFGLFNGTTEDKWGWLDYVYPEQAPSAQ; from the coding sequence ATGACAGCAAAAACAGCAGACTACATTTGGTTTAATGGCGAGATGGTTCCTTGGGCTGAGGCGAACGTTCACGTCTTAACTCATGCTATGCACTACGGTACTTCAGTATTTGAAGGCGTTCGTTGCTACAACACACCAAATGGCCCAATCATTTTCCGTCACCCAGAGCACGCTAAGCGACTAAAAGACTCGGCGAAGATCTACCGCTTCCCAATTCCTTACACGGAAGAGCAGATCATGGAAGCAACACGCGAAACACTGCGTCAGAACAAACTAGAATCTGCCTACATCCGCCCTCTTGGCTTTGTCGGTAACGTTGGCCTAGGCGTATGTCCACCAGAAAACACGGAAATGGACCTCATCATCGCGGCCTTCCCATGGGGGTCATACCTAGGCGAAGAAGCACTAGAAAACGGCGTAGATGCGATGATTTCAAGCTGGAATCGTGCAGCGCCTAACACCATCCCAACAGCAGCAAAAGCGGGCGGTAACTACCTATCATCACTACTGGTTGGTGGTGAAGCTCGTCGCCACGGCTACGATGAGGGTATCGCACTGAGTGTTGATGGTTACCTTTCAGAAGGTGCCGGTGAGAACATCTTTGTCGTGAAAGATGGCGTGATCACAACGCCACCAGCGACCAGCGCGATCCTGCCTGGTATTACACGCGACAGCATCATGACTCTAGCACGCGATCGCGGCTATGAAGTTCGTGAAGCAAATATTGCACGTGAAGCGCTTTACCTAGCGGATGAAATATTCATGACGGGTACAGCAGCTGAAATCGTGCCAGTACGTACAGTTGATAAGATTGAAGTCGGTTGTGGTAAACGCGGCCCAATCACTAAAGTAATGCAAGACCTTTACTTTGGCCTATTCAACGGCACCACCGAAGATAAGTGGGGCTGGTTGGATTACGTTTACCCAGAACAAGCACCTTCAGCTCAATAA
- the punR gene encoding DNA-binding transcriptional activator PunR codes for MFSKSSLEMLDTVARLGSFTAAAEQLHKVPSAISYGVRQIEQELGVLLFKRLPRKVELTPAGEVFIDEARSLLRQMEEVSAQTKRAARGWKKTLRLTLDNVVKLDKMKPMIEEFYETFDFAELQINMEVFNGSWEAIAQGRADIVIGATSAIPVGGDFEVKEMGPLDWAFVMSPSHPCVREQYLDEAFVSQFPAICLDDTSSVLPKRHTGHYANQRRLLLPNWYSAIECLKNGVGVGYMPRHIAAPIIEQGLLVEKILPEPSPLSQCCLVWRKDDNHKLIEWMVNYLGSSDQLHRDWLDHRKAI; via the coding sequence ATGTTCTCAAAATCATCGTTAGAAATGCTTGATACAGTAGCGAGGCTAGGGAGCTTCACTGCTGCTGCTGAGCAATTGCACAAGGTGCCATCGGCGATCAGCTACGGGGTTCGCCAGATAGAGCAAGAACTTGGCGTACTGCTGTTTAAGCGCTTACCAAGAAAGGTTGAGTTGACACCTGCAGGAGAGGTATTTATCGACGAAGCTCGATCTCTGTTGCGCCAGATGGAAGAGGTTAGTGCCCAGACTAAGCGAGCGGCTCGAGGGTGGAAAAAGACCTTGCGCTTAACCTTAGATAACGTGGTTAAGCTCGACAAAATGAAGCCGATGATTGAAGAGTTCTATGAGACTTTTGATTTTGCAGAATTGCAGATCAATATGGAGGTGTTCAATGGCTCTTGGGAAGCCATAGCCCAAGGTCGTGCCGATATTGTGATTGGCGCAACCTCTGCGATCCCTGTTGGCGGTGACTTTGAGGTTAAAGAGATGGGACCGCTCGATTGGGCATTTGTTATGTCGCCCAGCCACCCATGTGTGCGAGAACAGTACCTTGATGAGGCCTTTGTCAGTCAGTTCCCCGCTATCTGTTTAGACGATACCTCGAGTGTATTGCCAAAGCGTCATACGGGTCATTACGCAAACCAGAGGCGCTTGCTGCTCCCCAACTGGTACAGTGCCATTGAATGCCTCAAGAATGGAGTAGGGGTGGGCTATATGCCACGTCACATTGCAGCCCCTATCATTGAGCAAGGATTGCTGGTGGAAAAGATTTTGCCTGAGCCTAGCCCTCTAAGTCAGTGCTGTCTGGTATGGCGAAAAGATGATAACCATAAGTTGATCGAGTGGATGGTCAATTACTTAGGATCCAGTGATCAACTGCATCGAGATTGGCTGGATCATCGTAAGGCGATCTAG
- the ilvG gene encoding acetolactate synthase 2 catalytic subunit yields MKGAELVVSALKQQGIDTVFGYPGGAIMPIYDALYDGGVEHILCRHEQGAAMAAIGMARATQDVAVCMATSGPGATNLVTGLADAFMDSIPLVAITGQVASSHIGTDAFQEMDVIGMSLSCTKHSYLVTDIEDLAPTLAEAFEVAKTGRPGPVIVDIAKDVQLAEAPVEILPSFTPPAIPVAPQEAIETAQQVLSQATRPVLYVGGGVQLAKATDSVREFLRLNPMPAVSTLKGLGTIERNDPHYLGMLGMHGTKAANLVVQESDLLIVVGARFDDRVTGKLDTFAPHAKVIHIDIDAAEIHKLRHAHAPLRGDINTILPQLELTQDISPWVHHSESLRSTFKWRYDHPGDPIFAPLLLKQLSDMMPDSSIVSTDVGQHQMWAAQHIQPRDPQNFITSAGLGTMGFGLPAAMGAAVARPDDQSILISGDGSFMMNVQELGTLKRRQIPVKMVLLNNSRLGMVRQWQSLFFDGRHSETILDDNPDFVMLAKAFDIPGKTITKKEEVEPAIKEMLESKTAYLLHVLIDEEENVWPLVPPGASNSDMLENT; encoded by the coding sequence ATGAAAGGTGCAGAATTAGTCGTATCCGCTTTGAAGCAGCAAGGTATAGACACGGTATTTGGTTATCCAGGCGGTGCCATAATGCCAATCTACGATGCATTGTACGACGGTGGAGTGGAACACATCCTATGTCGTCACGAGCAAGGTGCTGCAATGGCTGCCATAGGAATGGCAAGAGCCACTCAGGATGTTGCAGTATGTATGGCGACCTCTGGTCCAGGCGCCACTAACCTAGTCACCGGCCTTGCCGATGCATTTATGGACTCAATCCCCCTCGTCGCCATTACTGGCCAAGTCGCTAGCTCCCACATTGGTACTGATGCCTTCCAAGAAATGGATGTGATTGGTATGTCTCTCTCTTGTACCAAGCACAGCTACCTCGTTACCGATATTGAAGACCTAGCCCCAACCTTGGCAGAGGCCTTTGAAGTGGCGAAAACTGGTCGTCCTGGTCCAGTTATCGTTGATATCGCTAAAGATGTACAACTTGCTGAAGCGCCAGTCGAAATTCTCCCTTCTTTCACGCCACCAGCAATACCAGTAGCGCCACAAGAAGCAATCGAGACCGCACAACAAGTACTTTCTCAAGCGACCCGCCCTGTACTTTACGTAGGTGGTGGCGTTCAGCTGGCAAAAGCAACCGACTCCGTTCGTGAGTTCTTGCGCCTTAATCCAATGCCAGCAGTGAGTACACTGAAAGGCTTGGGGACTATTGAGCGCAATGACCCACACTATTTAGGCATGCTAGGCATGCACGGCACCAAAGCGGCAAACTTAGTCGTTCAAGAATCCGACCTACTTATCGTAGTCGGTGCACGCTTTGATGATCGAGTAACAGGCAAGCTGGATACCTTTGCACCGCATGCTAAGGTGATTCACATCGATATCGATGCGGCAGAGATCCATAAGCTGCGTCATGCACACGCACCACTGCGCGGTGACATCAACACCATTCTTCCACAGTTAGAGTTAACTCAAGACATCAGCCCTTGGGTTCATCACTCAGAGAGCTTACGCAGTACATTCAAATGGCGCTATGACCATCCAGGCGATCCAATCTTCGCACCACTGCTACTTAAACAGCTTTCCGATATGATGCCAGATAGCTCAATTGTCTCGACCGACGTTGGTCAGCACCAGATGTGGGCGGCTCAGCACATTCAACCGCGTGACCCACAGAACTTCATCACCTCAGCGGGCTTAGGCACAATGGGCTTTGGCCTACCTGCAGCGATGGGAGCAGCCGTTGCTCGGCCTGATGACCAATCGATTCTGATCTCTGGTGATGGTTCATTCATGATGAACGTTCAGGAGCTAGGTACGCTTAAACGCCGTCAGATCCCAGTGAAGATGGTGCTACTCAACAACTCGCGTCTCGGTATGGTACGTCAGTGGCAATCCCTGTTCTTTGATGGTCGCCACAGTGAAACCATTCTTGATGACAACCCAGATTTCGTAATGCTAGCGAAAGCCTTCGATATTCCGGGCAAAACCATCACCAAAAAGGAAGAGGTTGAGCCTGCGATTAAAGAGATGCTTGAGAGCAAAACCGCTTACCTTCTGCATGTCCTGATCGACGAAGAAGAAAACGTATGGCCACTTGTACCACCTGGTGCATCAAATAGTGATATGTTGGAGAACACGTAA
- the ilvD gene encoding dihydroxy-acid dehydratase, whose amino-acid sequence MSSAPKIKYRSATTTHGRNMAGARALWRATGVKDDDFGKPIIAVVNSFTQFVPGHVHLKDMGQLVAGEIEKAGGIAKEFNTIAVDDGIAMGHGGMLYSLPSRELIADSVEYMVNAHCADAMVCISNCDKITPGMMMAAMRLNIPVIFVSGGPMEAGKTKLSDQIIKLDLVDAMIQGADPTVSDEQSEQIERSACPTCGSCSGMFTANSMNCLTEALGLSQPGNGSMLATHADREQLFINAGKRVVELTKRYYDQGDESALPRNIANRAAFENAMALDIAMGGSSNTVLHLLAAAQEGEVDFDMNDIDEMSRRVPHLCKVAPSTQKYHMEDVHRAGGVMAILGELDRAGLLNGSTSTVLGMTMQEQLAEYDIMQTENEDVLKFFRAGPAGIRTTQAFSQDCRWDRLDDDRTDGCIRSKENAFSQEGGLAVLSGNIAVDGCIVKTAGVDEENLKFQGPAIVFESQDTAVEGILGGKVKAGEVVVIRYEGPKGGPGMQEMLYPTTYLKSMGLGKSCALLTDGRFSGGTSGLSIGHASPEAASGGTIGLVQDGDIITIDIPSRSISLDVSEEELAARRAKQDELGWKPADRQREVSFALKAYASMATSADKGAVRDKSKLEG is encoded by the coding sequence ATGTCTTCGGCTCCAAAAATCAAATATCGCAGCGCAACTACCACTCACGGCCGCAACATGGCGGGTGCTCGTGCCCTTTGGCGTGCAACGGGTGTAAAAGATGATGACTTCGGTAAGCCAATCATCGCGGTTGTAAACTCATTCACTCAATTTGTTCCAGGCCACGTTCACCTAAAAGACATGGGTCAGCTGGTCGCGGGTGAAATCGAAAAAGCGGGCGGTATCGCTAAAGAATTCAATACCATTGCGGTTGATGACGGCATCGCGATGGGTCACGGCGGCATGCTTTACTCACTGCCTTCACGTGAATTGATCGCGGACTCTGTAGAGTACATGGTTAATGCACACTGTGCCGATGCGATGGTATGTATCTCTAACTGTGACAAAATCACGCCGGGAATGATGATGGCTGCTATGCGCCTCAACATCCCTGTAATCTTTGTTTCAGGAGGCCCAATGGAAGCAGGTAAAACCAAGCTTTCTGATCAGATCATCAAGCTAGACCTTGTTGATGCGATGATCCAAGGTGCCGATCCAACGGTTTCAGATGAGCAGAGCGAACAGATCGAGCGTTCGGCTTGTCCAACTTGTGGCTCTTGTTCGGGCATGTTCACAGCAAACTCAATGAACTGTCTAACTGAAGCTCTAGGTCTCTCTCAGCCAGGTAACGGCTCAATGCTAGCCACCCACGCTGACCGTGAGCAGCTGTTCATCAACGCGGGTAAGCGTGTTGTTGAACTGACTAAGCGCTACTACGATCAAGGCGACGAATCAGCACTGCCGCGCAATATCGCTAACCGTGCAGCCTTTGAAAACGCGATGGCACTAGATATCGCTATGGGTGGCTCTAGTAACACGGTTCTCCACCTTCTCGCAGCAGCGCAAGAAGGCGAAGTCGACTTTGATATGAACGATATCGATGAAATGTCACGTCGCGTTCCTCACCTATGTAAAGTGGCGCCATCAACGCAGAAATACCACATGGAAGACGTACACCGCGCAGGTGGTGTGATGGCGATTCTGGGTGAGCTAGACCGTGCAGGCCTACTCAATGGTTCAACAAGTACTGTTCTTGGTATGACAATGCAAGAGCAGTTGGCTGAATACGACATCATGCAAACCGAGAATGAAGACGTTCTTAAATTCTTCCGTGCGGGCCCTGCAGGTATCCGTACAACCCAAGCCTTCTCTCAAGATTGCCGCTGGGATCGCCTTGATGACGATCGCACCGATGGTTGTATCCGTTCAAAAGAGAACGCATTTAGCCAAGAGGGTGGCCTAGCCGTTCTTTCAGGTAACATCGCGGTTGACGGCTGTATCGTTAAAACAGCAGGTGTCGATGAAGAAAACCTCAAGTTCCAGGGTCCAGCTATCGTATTCGAAAGCCAAGATACTGCGGTAGAAGGCATCCTAGGTGGCAAAGTGAAAGCCGGTGAAGTGGTTGTTATCCGCTACGAAGGCCCTAAAGGTGGCCCAGGTATGCAAGAGATGCTATACCCAACGACTTACCTGAAGTCTATGGGTCTAGGCAAGTCTTGTGCACTGCTAACGGACGGTCGTTTCTCTGGTGGTACGTCTGGTCTATCTATTGGTCACGCCTCTCCGGAAGCCGCAAGTGGCGGTACCATCGGCCTTGTCCAAGATGGCGACATCATCACGATCGATATCCCTAGCCGTTCAATCTCATTAGACGTGTCAGAAGAAGAACTTGCTGCTCGTCGTGCGAAACAGGATGAACTAGGTTGGAAACCAGCCGATCGCCAACGTGAAGTGTCATTCGCACTTAAAGCATACGCAAGCATGGCAACCAGTGCAGACAAAGGCGCAGTGCGCGATAAGTCGAAGCTTGAGGGCTAA
- the punC gene encoding purine nucleoside transporter PunC has protein sequence MNISKFQLTYLAVLSMLGFIATDMYLPAFKAMEIDFATGPEQIALSLTVFLGGMAMGQLLWGLASDKYGHRNTLAVGLVLFTAASFGLAFSTEVWQLLTLRFIQAIGVCAPAVIWQAMVIKRYSQSSSQQIFATIMPLVALSPALAPQLGVLLADNFGWHSIFITLTLMGALLVATTMAQPKEQPEVKQTSVKSDIKALVKSKPYMGNVLMFASASAAFFAYLTGMPEIMSQLGYEAKDIGLSFIPQTIAFMAGGYFGKQAVKKYGDGVVLRNLVGLFSVAAMLIFIASQWELTSIWPLLAPFCLIAVANGAMYPIVVNRALSSAKQSPATAAGLQNSLQICISSLASALVAAMASQALSVTGVAIVICLGSLWFGYIYSNKELSQHFSAPDNSRVVAEENQD, from the coding sequence ATGAATATTTCTAAGTTTCAGCTGACCTACCTTGCGGTTCTATCCATGCTAGGTTTTATTGCGACCGATATGTATCTACCTGCATTTAAGGCAATGGAGATCGACTTTGCAACCGGTCCAGAGCAGATTGCTCTATCTCTAACGGTATTCCTTGGCGGCATGGCTATGGGTCAGCTTCTTTGGGGTCTTGCGAGTGATAAGTATGGCCACCGCAACACACTGGCTGTCGGTCTCGTTCTGTTTACGGCAGCCTCATTTGGTTTGGCGTTCAGTACCGAGGTTTGGCAGCTACTGACACTGCGCTTTATCCAAGCAATCGGGGTGTGTGCACCTGCTGTGATCTGGCAAGCAATGGTTATCAAGCGCTACTCACAAAGCAGCAGCCAACAAATTTTTGCCACCATCATGCCTTTAGTGGCGCTATCTCCAGCGCTGGCGCCTCAACTGGGTGTGCTTCTAGCGGATAACTTTGGTTGGCACAGCATCTTCATTACTCTAACTCTAATGGGCGCGCTATTGGTTGCAACCACCATGGCTCAACCAAAAGAGCAACCTGAGGTAAAACAGACCTCTGTGAAGTCTGATATTAAGGCGTTGGTGAAATCAAAACCTTACATGGGTAACGTATTGATGTTTGCTTCGGCATCGGCAGCCTTCTTTGCTTACCTTACAGGTATGCCAGAGATCATGTCTCAATTAGGCTATGAAGCTAAAGACATTGGCTTGAGCTTTATCCCACAGACGATTGCATTCATGGCAGGTGGTTACTTTGGTAAACAAGCGGTGAAGAAATACGGTGATGGTGTTGTGTTGCGTAATCTAGTGGGTCTGTTCAGCGTTGCGGCAATGCTGATCTTTATTGCCTCACAATGGGAGCTCACATCAATTTGGCCTCTACTAGCACCATTCTGTCTGATTGCTGTAGCGAACGGCGCGATGTACCCGATTGTAGTCAACCGCGCCCTATCCAGTGCTAAACAGAGCCCTGCAACCGCAGCTGGTCTGCAGAACAGCCTTCAAATCTGCATCAGTAGTTTAGCAAGTGCATTGGTTGCAGCAATGGCAAGCCAAGCACTGAGCGTGACTGGCGTGGCGATTGTTATCTGTTTGGGTAGTCTATGGTTTGGTTATATCTACTCAAACAAAGAGTTATCTCAGCACTTCTCTGCGCCAGATAACTCTCGTGTGGTTGCGGAAGAGAATCAAGACTAG
- the ilvA gene encoding threonine ammonia-lyase, biosynthetic, giving the protein MSDDTSTPHLQSGADYLRQILRAPVYEAAIVTPLQEMPRLSARIGNQVQLKREDRQPVHSFKLRGAYNMVSSLSEQQKASGVIAASAGNHAQGMALSGSKLGIQTTIVMPKTTPDIKVDAVRGFGGNVVLHGSNFDEAKAEAERLSAEHGYTFVPPFDHPLVIAGQGTMGMEMLQQNGHLDYIFVPVGGGGLAAGVAVLVKQLMPEIKVIAVEPEDSSCLKAALDAGEPVVLDQVSMFADGVAVKRIGEETFRLCQQYIDGHIAVSSDEICSAVKDIFEDTRAIAEPSGALALAGLKKFAEQNQLQDKQLATVLSGANTNFHGLRYVSERCELGEKREGLLAVTIPERQGAFLEFCNIIGGRAVTEFNYRHNDDSLANIFVGVRLNGGQEELDNIISDLREGGYPVVDLSDDEMAKLHIRYMIGGKPSKPIKERLYSFEFPEYPGALIKFLDTLGTHWNISLFNYRNHGADYGRVLCGFELSDDDLAQFSTHLRELGYQCKDETDNPSYKFFLS; this is encoded by the coding sequence ATGAGTGATGACACCTCAACGCCCCATCTACAATCTGGTGCAGACTATCTGCGCCAGATATTAAGAGCGCCGGTTTATGAAGCGGCTATCGTTACTCCGCTGCAAGAGATGCCACGCCTGAGTGCGCGTATTGGTAATCAGGTTCAGCTTAAGCGTGAAGACCGCCAGCCGGTACACTCATTCAAGCTACGCGGTGCCTATAACATGGTATCTAGCCTGTCGGAGCAGCAGAAAGCCTCTGGCGTGATTGCAGCCTCGGCGGGTAACCACGCTCAAGGTATGGCGCTATCTGGCTCTAAGCTAGGTATCCAGACCACGATTGTGATGCCAAAAACCACCCCAGACATTAAGGTCGATGCGGTACGTGGTTTCGGTGGCAACGTGGTTCTGCACGGCAGCAACTTTGACGAAGCTAAAGCAGAAGCAGAACGCCTTTCCGCTGAACATGGCTATACCTTTGTGCCTCCATTCGATCACCCGTTGGTGATCGCGGGACAAGGCACTATGGGCATGGAGATGCTGCAGCAGAATGGTCACCTAGATTACATCTTTGTACCTGTCGGTGGTGGTGGTCTAGCGGCAGGTGTTGCTGTGCTGGTTAAACAGCTAATGCCAGAGATTAAAGTTATCGCAGTAGAACCAGAAGACTCTTCTTGTCTCAAAGCAGCACTAGATGCCGGTGAACCCGTGGTACTGGATCAAGTTAGCATGTTTGCCGATGGCGTTGCGGTTAAACGTATTGGTGAAGAGACCTTCCGTCTGTGCCAGCAATACATCGATGGCCACATTGCTGTTTCTAGTGATGAGATCTGCTCTGCGGTAAAAGACATCTTTGAAGACACGCGTGCGATTGCCGAACCCTCAGGTGCATTGGCACTGGCAGGTTTGAAGAAGTTTGCTGAACAGAACCAATTGCAAGACAAACAGTTGGCGACGGTACTGTCTGGCGCTAACACCAACTTCCATGGTCTACGTTACGTGTCGGAGCGTTGTGAGCTAGGTGAGAAGCGAGAAGGCTTGCTTGCCGTGACCATACCTGAACGCCAAGGTGCATTCCTAGAGTTCTGTAATATTATTGGTGGCCGCGCTGTCACTGAGTTCAACTACCGTCATAACGATGACAGCCTAGCCAATATCTTCGTAGGTGTTCGTCTCAATGGCGGACAGGAAGAGCTGGATAATATCATCTCAGATCTTCGTGAAGGGGGTTACCCAGTGGTTGACCTTTCTGATGATGAGATGGCGAAACTGCATATCCGTTATATGATTGGTGGTAAGCCCTCAAAACCAATAAAAGAACGCTTGTATAGCTTTGAATTCCCGGAATACCCAGGCGCTCTGATCAAGTTCCTAGATACGCTTGGGACACACTGGAACATCAGCCTGTTCAACTACCGTAACCACGGTGCTGATTACGGTCGCGTTCTATGTGGGTTTGAGTTGAGTGATGACGACCTCGCACAATTCTCAACTCATCTGCGTGAGTTAGGCTACCAATGCAAAGACGAGACAGATAACCCTTCATACAAGTTCTTCTTGTCCTAA
- the ilvM gene encoding acetolactate synthase 2 small subunit, which translates to MERYLLDIKADDKPVLLERVLRVIRHRGFIVKQVAGTQNHESKIASVEIIVDSDRPISFLVNQIEKLWDVRTVDVISISRNELPNNNLQQKIGA; encoded by the coding sequence ATGGAAAGATATTTACTAGACATCAAAGCCGACGATAAACCGGTACTGTTAGAGCGTGTTCTTCGTGTCATTCGCCACCGCGGCTTCATTGTTAAGCAGGTTGCAGGTACGCAAAACCACGAAAGCAAAATCGCGAGCGTTGAGATCATCGTAGATAGCGACCGCCCTATCTCTTTCTTGGTTAATCAGATTGAAAAGCTATGGGATGTACGCACGGTAGATGTGATTTCCATTAGCCGTAACGAACTACCAAACAACAATTTACAACAAAAGATTGGTGCATAA